A region from the Enoplosus armatus isolate fEnoArm2 chromosome 24, fEnoArm2.hap1, whole genome shotgun sequence genome encodes:
- the arhgap1 gene encoding rho GTPase-activating protein 1, with translation MSSDLLVDLGEDPATAQLGQLKLATIEDQQWPADESTLSKSETDISQRFDAGSPHLPWDHPFYDIARHQIIEVAGDDNFGRKVIVFNACRMPPQHQLDHHKLLMYLKGTLDQYVESDYTLIYFHHGLTSENKPSLSWLRDAYREFDRKYKKNIKALYIVHPTMFIKTLLILFKPIISFKFGRKINYVSYLSELEDVVKCEQLLIPARVKEYDNKLRASVKPTAQPPMSPPRSPPLPNQVFGVPLELLRQRSPDGDPVPVVMRDTITFLSEQGLEIEGIFRRSANVTLVKEVQLKYNSGAVVDFREIEDVHLAAVILKTFLRELPEPLLTYQLYNDIVNFASVSSDSQVTVMKTLVESLPEESYASLRYLITFLAQVSANSDVNKMTNSNLAVVFGPNLLWGRDNAMSLSAIGPINNFTRTLLDQQHLVFT, from the exons ATGTCTTCGGATCTGCTGGTAGATTTGGGCGAAGACCCTGCGACCGCACAGCTGGGACAGCTGAAGCTGGCCACGATAGAGGACCAGCAGTGGCCCGCCGATGAGTCCACGCTCAGCAAGTCAG agacaGACATCTCCCAGCGCTTCGACGCTGGCTCCCCCCACCTGCCCTGGGACCATCCCTTCTATGACATTGCCAGGCATCAGATCATTGAAGTGGCAG GTGATGATAACTTTGGCAGGAAGGTGATAGTGTTTAATGCCTGCAGGATGCCCCCACAGCACCAACTGGACCATCACAAGCTTCTCAT GTATCTTAAAGGAACACTGGATCAGTACGTTGAAAGCGACTACACCCTGATCTATTTCCACCATGGGCTGACCAGCGAAAACAAACCCTCCCTCAGCTGGCTACGGGACGCATACCGGGAGTTTGACAGAAA GTACAAGAAGAACATCAAGGCTCTGTACATCGTCCACCCCACCATGTTCATCAAGACCCTGCTGATCCTCTTCAAACCaatcatcag tTTTAAGTTCGGCAGGAAGATCAACTACGTGAGCTATCTAAGTGAGCTGGAGGACGTGGTGAAGTGTGAGCAGCTGCTCATCCCCGCCCGTGTCAAAGA GTACGACAACAAGTTGAGAGCGTCCGTCAAGCCGACCGCCCAGCCTCCCATGTCTCCTCCTCGCAGCCCTCCCCTCCCCAACCAGGTGTTTGGGGTGCCGCTCGAACT gctcaGACAAAGGAGTCCAGACGGTGATCCAGTTCCTGTCGTGATGAGAGACACCATTACCTTCCTTTCAGAGCAAG gtttggAGATCGAGGGGATCTTCAGACGGTCTGCCAATGTGACTCTGGTGAAGGAGGTCCAGCTCAAATACAACTCAG gtgCGGTGGTGGATTTCAGAGAGATAGAAGACGTCCACTTGGCTGCTGTGATTCTGAAGACGTTCCTGAGGGAACTCCCCGAGCCTCTGCTGACCTACCAGCTCTACAACGACATCGTCAACTTCGCCT CCGTATCCAGTGACAGCCAGGTGACAGTTATGAAGACACTGGTGGAGTCGCTGCCAGAGGAAAGCTATGCATCGCTGCGATACCTCATCACATTCCTGGCACAG gtATCAGCCAACAGCGACGTGAATAAGATGACCAACAGTAACCTGGCTGTGGTGTTTGGTCCGAACCTGCTCTGGGGGCGGGACAACGCCATGTCACTCAGCGCCATCGGGCCAATCAACAACTTCACCAGAACCCTGCTGGACCAGCAGCATCTGGTCTTTACCTAA
- the LOC139306930 gene encoding CD59B glycoprotein-like, translating into MKVFALALLLLVAVAYGEALQCHRCVREAPDSGDCVETLETCPPEMDTCAKVTYPAPHENTFHKSCFKMAECLNLAITQGLRVNCCNWDGCNK; encoded by the exons ATGAAGGTCTTTGCTCTCGCTCTCCTGCTCCTGGTGGCCGTCGCCTACG GTGAGGCCCTGCAGTGTCACCGCTGTGTCCGCGAGGCCCCTGACTCTGGAGACTGCGTGGAGACTTTGGAGACCTGTCCTCCAGAGATGGACACCTGCGCCAAAGTGACCTACCCGGCCCCTCATG AGAACACTTTCCACAAGTCCTGCTTCAAGATGGCCGAGTGTCTGAACCTGGCGATCACTCAGGGTCTGAGGGTCAACTGCTGCAACTGGGACGGCTGCAACAAGTGA